The Ooceraea biroi isolate clonal line C1 chromosome 1, Obir_v5.4, whole genome shotgun sequence genome has a window encoding:
- the LOC105278036 gene encoding uncharacterized protein LOC105278036 isoform X3 — MTYISFWINIETIRYLLEQFQYIYNRLKDSNEIAIYNKYGNIAKRITLACILVGICNHAYLTVIQCWPYICDMIMPKNVTYARHLIVTVTTYFAVQERYFYLLLLYLNAVLPVGTAVILAVATMVVSCFKHICGMLRIASYRFEQAITATLQCITIKNETMIYKEFICAVDIHRKAMEIAKIVVGDMERSLFIVTIISVLCMSLNLYAILQVKSPMQETEKIVGYLFTIICLFLYMFLTNYAGQEITDCNDHIFLMVYNAPWYLVPLKIQKLILFLLQRSNKAFTLNIGGLFTLSIESFASLVSTSVSYFTLMLSLQD, encoded by the exons ATGACTTATATCTCCTTTTGGATTAACATAGAAACT ataagatatttattggaGCAATTTCAATACATCTACAACAGACTAAAGGATTCGAACGAAATTGCGATCTATAACAAATATGGAAACATTGCAAAACGAATAACGCTCGCCTGTATAT TAGTTGGAATATGCAATCATGCTTATCTTACTGTAATACAATGTTGGCCATACATTTGTGATATGATTATGCCCAAGAATGTGACCTATGCGCGCCACCTCATAGTAACTGTGACTACATACTTCGCCGTACAGGAaagatatttctatttattgcTCCTATATCTAAACGCAGTTTTACCTGTAGGAACAGCTGTAATTTTAGCGGTAGCAACAATGGTGGTCTCATGTTTCAAACATATCTGTGGAATGTTGAGAATTGCTag CTACCGCTTTGAACAAGCAATAACTGCTACGTTACAATGtattactataaaaaatgaaaccaTGATTTACAAGGAGTTTATCTGTGCCGTGGACATTCATCGCAAAGCTATGGA GATTGCCAAAATTGTTGTGGGCGACATGGAACGATCACTTTTCattgtaacaattatttctgtGCTTTGTATGAGTTTGAATCTTTATGCA ATATTGCAAGTTAAATCTCCTATGCAAGAAACCGAAAAGATAGTAGGATATCTTTTTACTATCATTTGTCTTTTTCTATATATGTTTCTAACCAACTATGCTGGACAGGAAATTACGGATTGTAATGATCATATATTTCTTATggt ttaCAATGCTCCATGGTACTTAGTACCGTTGAAGATACAGAAGTTGATCTTGTTCTTATTACAAAGGAGTAACAAAGCTTTCACATTGAATATTGGTGGATTATTCACATTATCTATAGAGAGCTTTGCGTCG CTAGTAAGTACATCAGTATCTTATTTCACTCTTATGCTATCTCTCCAAGACTAA
- the LOC105278035 gene encoding odorant receptor 4 isoform X1 yields the protein MYKTSISQSVQEYFSWNRITLLAVGLWPYQQSRFARFQAALCLSILTSFVVFVLSRICFVEYDFEFTIDMLSLSTYYSFFLMNYISFWINIETIRYILEQFQYIYNRLKDSNEIAIYNKYGNIAKRITLACILIGICNHAYLTVIQCGPYILDVIMPKNVSYARHLIVTLTTYFAVQERYFYLLLLYLNAVCTVGTVVILAVGTMLVSCFKYICGMLRVASYRFEQAITAMVQSITIKNETMIYKEFICAVDIHRKAMEIAKIVVGDMERSLFIVTMSTVLCMSLNLYGILQVESPMQEMEKLIGHCVNIICLFLYMFISNYSGQEIMDSNDRIFLTVYNAPWYLVPLKIQKLILFLLQRSNKAFTLDIGGLFTLSIESFASLVSTSVSYFTVLLSLR from the exons ATGTATAAAACGAGTATCTCACAATCAGTCCAAGAATATTTCAGCTGGAATAGGATTACATTACTCGCCGTTGGCTTGTGGCCTTATCAACAATCAAGGTTTGCTCGATTTCAGGCAGCATTGTGTCTTAGTATTTTGACAAGCTTCGTCGTATTCGTG CTTTCAAGAATTTGTTTTGTAGAATATGACTTTGAATTTACTATTGATATGCTTTCTCTATCAACGTATTATAGTTTTTTTCTGATGAATTATATTTCCTTTTGGATTAACATAGAAACT ATAAGATATATATTGGAGCAATTTCAATACATTTACAACAGACTAAAGGATTCGAACGAAATTGCTATCTATAACAAATATGGAAACATTGCAAAACGAATAACGCTCGCCTGTATAT TAATTGGAATATGCAATCATGCTTATCTTACTGTAATACAATGTGGGCCATACATTTTAGATGTAATTATGCCCAAAAATGTGAGCTATGCGCGCCACCTCATAGTAACTCTGACTACATACTTCGCCGTACAGGAaagatatttctatttattgcTCCTATATCTAAACGCAGTTTGTACTGTAGGAACAGTTGTAATCTTAGCGGTAGGAACAATGCTGGTATCATGTTTCAAATATATCTGTGGAATGTTGAGAGTTGCTAG CTACCGCTTTGAACAAGCAATAACTGCTATGGTACAAAGTATTACCATAAAAAATGAAACCATGATTTACAAGGAGTTTATCTGTGCCGTGGACATTCATCGCAAAGCTATGGA GATTGCCAAAATTGTTGTGGGCGACATGGAACGATCACTTTTCATTGTTACAATGAGTACTGTGCTTTGTATGAGTTTGAATCTTTATGGA ATATTGCAAGTTGAGTCACCTATGCAAGAAATGGAAAAGCTAATAGGACATTGTGTTAATATCATTTGTCTTTTtctatatatgtttatatccAACTATTCTGGACAGGAaattatggattctaatgatCGTATATTTCTTACAgt ttaCAATGCTCCATGGTACTTAGTACCGTTGAAGATACAGAAGTTGATCTTGTTCTTATTACAAAGGAGTAACAAAGCTTTCACATTGGATATCGGTGGATTATTCACATTATCTATAGAGAGCTTTGCTtcg CTAGTGAGTACATCAGTATCTTACTTCACTGTTTTGCTATCTTTacgataa
- the LOC105278035 gene encoding odorant receptor 4 isoform X3, with protein sequence MPKNVSYARHLIVTLTTYFAVQERYFYLLLLYLNAVCTVGTVVILAVGTMLVSCFKYICGMLRVASYRFEQAITAMVQSITIKNETMIYKEFICAVDIHRKAMEIAKIVVGDMERSLFIVTMSTVLCMSLNLYGILQVESPMQEMEKLIGHCVNIICLFLYMFISNYSGQEIMDSNDRIFLTVYNAPWYLVPLKIQKLILFLLQRSNKAFTLDIGGLFTLSIESFASLVSTSVSYFTVLLSLR encoded by the exons ATGCCCAAAAATGTGAGCTATGCGCGCCACCTCATAGTAACTCTGACTACATACTTCGCCGTACAGGAaagatatttctatttattgcTCCTATATCTAAACGCAGTTTGTACTGTAGGAACAGTTGTAATCTTAGCGGTAGGAACAATGCTGGTATCATGTTTCAAATATATCTGTGGAATGTTGAGAGTTGCTAG CTACCGCTTTGAACAAGCAATAACTGCTATGGTACAAAGTATTACCATAAAAAATGAAACCATGATTTACAAGGAGTTTATCTGTGCCGTGGACATTCATCGCAAAGCTATGGA GATTGCCAAAATTGTTGTGGGCGACATGGAACGATCACTTTTCATTGTTACAATGAGTACTGTGCTTTGTATGAGTTTGAATCTTTATGGA ATATTGCAAGTTGAGTCACCTATGCAAGAAATGGAAAAGCTAATAGGACATTGTGTTAATATCATTTGTCTTTTtctatatatgtttatatccAACTATTCTGGACAGGAaattatggattctaatgatCGTATATTTCTTACAgt ttaCAATGCTCCATGGTACTTAGTACCGTTGAAGATACAGAAGTTGATCTTGTTCTTATTACAAAGGAGTAACAAAGCTTTCACATTGGATATCGGTGGATTATTCACATTATCTATAGAGAGCTTTGCTtcg CTAGTGAGTACATCAGTATCTTACTTCACTGTTTTGCTATCTTTacgataa
- the LOC105278036 gene encoding uncharacterized protein LOC105278036 isoform X2, giving the protein MYKTRILVQEYFSLNRIALLAVGLWPYQQSKFAPCQAALCLSILTSFVIFVLSRLCFVEYSFEFTIHLLSISTYYTFFLMTYISFWINIETIRYLLEQFQYIYNRLKDSNEIAIYNKYGNIAKRITLACIFGICNHAYLTVIQCWPYICDMIMPKNVTYARHLIVTVTTYFAVQERYFYLLLLYLNAVLPVGTAVILAVATMVVSCFKHICGMLRIASYRFEQAITATLQCITIKNETMIYKEFICAVDIHRKAMEIAKIVVGDMERSLFIVTIISVLCMSLNLYAILQVKSPMQETEKIVGYLFTIICLFLYMFLTNYAGQEITDCNDHIFLMVYNAPWYLVPLKIQKLILFLLQRSNKAFTLNIGGLFTLSIESFASLVSTSVSYFTLMLSLQD; this is encoded by the exons ATGTATAAAACGCGTATCTTGGTCCAAGAATATTTCAGCTTGAACAGGATTGCATTACTCGCTGTTGGCTTGTGGCCTTATCAACAATCAAAGTTTGCTCCATGTCAGGCAGCATTGTGTCTTAGTATTTTGACAAGCTTTGTCATATTCGTG CTTTCAAGACTTTGTTTTGTAGAATATTCCTTCGAATTTACTATTCATTTGCTTTCTATATCAACGTATTATACTTTCTTCCTGATGACTTATATCTCCTTTTGGATTAACATAGAAACT ataagatatttattggaGCAATTTCAATACATCTACAACAGACTAAAGGATTCGAACGAAATTGCGATCTATAACAAATATGGAAACATTGCAAAACGAATAACGCTCGCCTGTATAT TTGGAATATGCAATCATGCTTATCTTACTGTAATACAATGTTGGCCATACATTTGTGATATGATTATGCCCAAGAATGTGACCTATGCGCGCCACCTCATAGTAACTGTGACTACATACTTCGCCGTACAGGAaagatatttctatttattgcTCCTATATCTAAACGCAGTTTTACCTGTAGGAACAGCTGTAATTTTAGCGGTAGCAACAATGGTGGTCTCATGTTTCAAACATATCTGTGGAATGTTGAGAATTGCTag CTACCGCTTTGAACAAGCAATAACTGCTACGTTACAATGtattactataaaaaatgaaaccaTGATTTACAAGGAGTTTATCTGTGCCGTGGACATTCATCGCAAAGCTATGGA GATTGCCAAAATTGTTGTGGGCGACATGGAACGATCACTTTTCattgtaacaattatttctgtGCTTTGTATGAGTTTGAATCTTTATGCA ATATTGCAAGTTAAATCTCCTATGCAAGAAACCGAAAAGATAGTAGGATATCTTTTTACTATCATTTGTCTTTTTCTATATATGTTTCTAACCAACTATGCTGGACAGGAAATTACGGATTGTAATGATCATATATTTCTTATggt ttaCAATGCTCCATGGTACTTAGTACCGTTGAAGATACAGAAGTTGATCTTGTTCTTATTACAAAGGAGTAACAAAGCTTTCACATTGAATATTGGTGGATTATTCACATTATCTATAGAGAGCTTTGCGTCG CTAGTAAGTACATCAGTATCTTATTTCACTCTTATGCTATCTCTCCAAGACTAA
- the LOC105278036 gene encoding uncharacterized protein LOC105278036 isoform X1 encodes MYKTRILVQEYFSLNRIALLAVGLWPYQQSKFAPCQAALCLSILTSFVIFVLSRLCFVEYSFEFTIHLLSISTYYTFFLMTYISFWINIETIRYLLEQFQYIYNRLKDSNEIAIYNKYGNIAKRITLACILVGICNHAYLTVIQCWPYICDMIMPKNVTYARHLIVTVTTYFAVQERYFYLLLLYLNAVLPVGTAVILAVATMVVSCFKHICGMLRIASYRFEQAITATLQCITIKNETMIYKEFICAVDIHRKAMEIAKIVVGDMERSLFIVTIISVLCMSLNLYAILQVKSPMQETEKIVGYLFTIICLFLYMFLTNYAGQEITDCNDHIFLMVYNAPWYLVPLKIQKLILFLLQRSNKAFTLNIGGLFTLSIESFASLVSTSVSYFTLMLSLQD; translated from the exons ATGTATAAAACGCGTATCTTGGTCCAAGAATATTTCAGCTTGAACAGGATTGCATTACTCGCTGTTGGCTTGTGGCCTTATCAACAATCAAAGTTTGCTCCATGTCAGGCAGCATTGTGTCTTAGTATTTTGACAAGCTTTGTCATATTCGTG CTTTCAAGACTTTGTTTTGTAGAATATTCCTTCGAATTTACTATTCATTTGCTTTCTATATCAACGTATTATACTTTCTTCCTGATGACTTATATCTCCTTTTGGATTAACATAGAAACT ataagatatttattggaGCAATTTCAATACATCTACAACAGACTAAAGGATTCGAACGAAATTGCGATCTATAACAAATATGGAAACATTGCAAAACGAATAACGCTCGCCTGTATAT TAGTTGGAATATGCAATCATGCTTATCTTACTGTAATACAATGTTGGCCATACATTTGTGATATGATTATGCCCAAGAATGTGACCTATGCGCGCCACCTCATAGTAACTGTGACTACATACTTCGCCGTACAGGAaagatatttctatttattgcTCCTATATCTAAACGCAGTTTTACCTGTAGGAACAGCTGTAATTTTAGCGGTAGCAACAATGGTGGTCTCATGTTTCAAACATATCTGTGGAATGTTGAGAATTGCTag CTACCGCTTTGAACAAGCAATAACTGCTACGTTACAATGtattactataaaaaatgaaaccaTGATTTACAAGGAGTTTATCTGTGCCGTGGACATTCATCGCAAAGCTATGGA GATTGCCAAAATTGTTGTGGGCGACATGGAACGATCACTTTTCattgtaacaattatttctgtGCTTTGTATGAGTTTGAATCTTTATGCA ATATTGCAAGTTAAATCTCCTATGCAAGAAACCGAAAAGATAGTAGGATATCTTTTTACTATCATTTGTCTTTTTCTATATATGTTTCTAACCAACTATGCTGGACAGGAAATTACGGATTGTAATGATCATATATTTCTTATggt ttaCAATGCTCCATGGTACTTAGTACCGTTGAAGATACAGAAGTTGATCTTGTTCTTATTACAAAGGAGTAACAAAGCTTTCACATTGAATATTGGTGGATTATTCACATTATCTATAGAGAGCTTTGCGTCG CTAGTAAGTACATCAGTATCTTATTTCACTCTTATGCTATCTCTCCAAGACTAA
- the LOC105278034 gene encoding cullin-associated NEDD8-dissociated protein 1, producing MASVSYQIANLLEKMTSSDKDFRFMATNDLMSELQKDSIKLDDDSERKVVKMLLKLLEDKNGEVQNLAVKCLGPLVNKVKDYQVETIVDALCTNMVSDKEQLRDISSIGLKTVISELPVGCSALVASVCRRITGKLSSAIEKQEDVSVQLEALDIVADLLSRFGGLLVSFHSTILAALLPQLSSPRQAVRKRTIVALSHLLTSSNNYLYNKLLDHLLEGLQTQTAKNVIRTYIQCIASICRQAGHRFGEQIERVMPLIVQYSNEDDDELREYCLQAFESFVYRCPKEITPHINKIIEICLIYIMYDPNYNYDDDMNDFSDGDGGVMEIEEDGEEDAEDEYSDDDDMSWKVRRAAAKCLEAVVSSRRELLSEFYKGVSPALIARFKEREENVKSDIFHAYIALLRQTRPATGVPLDPDAMEDDDGPVSLLQQQVPLIVKAVHRQMKEKSIKTRQDCFSLLKELVLVLPGALANHIPALIPGIQYSLGDKNSSSNMKIDTLAFVHTLLVTHQPEAFHVHMPVLAPPIILAVGDPFYKIAAEALLVLQQLVQVIRPHDKPFYRGFTSLSNEIYDCTLTRLKTADIDQEVKERAISCMGQILAHFGDTLSDKLHVCLPIFLDRLRNEITRLTTVKALTYIAASPLRVDLKPIMEEAIPILGSFLRKNQRALKLSSLPLLDTLVCNYSSALHPDLLDKVTAELPALLNESDLHIAQLTLNLLTTIAKLHPAALTRVSEHILPEILVLVKSPLLQGMALNSMLEFFQALVQASLPGLGYRDLLAMLIVPVTQSVLHKQAYHSLAKCAAALTITWHEEAQCIVQQLLQDVQNPTDIQNVAQHIFALLVIGEIGRHVDLSGIDSLKHTILNSFSSHSEEVKSAASYTLGNIAIGNLPEYLPFILQEIEAQPKRQYLLLHSLKEIITSQSASPSGVSHLQSFVPSIWILLYRHCECTEEGTRNVVAECLGKLTLIDPATLLPQLQESLKSPSALMRTTTVTAVKFTISDQPQPIDTMLKQCMGNFLVALEDPDLNVRRVALVAFNSAAHNKPMLIRDLLDVVLPHLYTETKIKKELIREVEMGPFKHTVDDGLDLRKAAFECMYTLLDSCLDRLDVFEFLNHVENGLRDHYDIKMLTYLMTARLAQLCPTAVLQRLERLVEPLKSTCTMKVKANSVKQEYEKQDELKRSALRAVAALLTIPDADKNPSLSEFVVQIKGMAELQPLFEIIQKDCTGSNMNETNAMDQS from the exons ATGGCCAGTGTCTCCTATCAAATCGCGAACCTGCTGGAGAAG ATGACGTCCAGCGACAAGGATTTCAGATTCATGGCCACTAATGATCTGATGAGCGAGCTCCAAAAGGATAGCATCAAGCTGGACGATGACTCGGAGCGCAAAGTTGTAAAAATGCTTCTTAAGTTATTGGAGGACAAGAATGGTGAAGTGCAGAATCTCGCTGTCAAATG TCTGGGTCCGTTAGTCAATAAAGTAAAGGACTATCAAGTGGAAACTATTGTGGATGCTCTGTGCACTAACATGGTATCGGACAAAGAGCAGCTGCGGGACATTTCCAGCATTGGCTTGAAGACTGTTATTTCCGAGCTTCCTGTGGGTTGTAGTGCGTTAGTCGCAAGCGTTTGTAGACGCATCACAGGCAAATTAAGCAGTGCTATCGAAAAG CAAGAGGACGTATCTGTACAACTCGAAGCTCTCGACATTGTCGCTGACTTATTATCTCGATTCGGCGGTCTACTAGTCTCATTTCACTCCACTATTCTGGCCGCGTTGCTGCCGCAGCTCTCTTCGCCACGGCAGGCGGTTCGCAAACGCACCATAGTAGCGCTGAGTCACCTCTTAACGTCCAGCAACAATTATTTGTACAACAAATTGCTGGATCATTTACTCGAAGGTCTTCAGACTCAAACTGCAAAGAATGTCATACGTACCTACATTCAGTGTATCGCTTCTATCTG CCGTCAAGCGGGTCACAGATTCGGTGAACAAATTGAACGCGTCATGCCTTTGATCGTTCAATATAGCAACGAAGACGATGACGAGTTGAGGGAATATTGTCTGCAAGCGTTCGAATCTTTTGTTTATAGATGTCCGAAAGAAATTACACCACACATTAACAAA ATAATAGAGATTTGCTTAATATATATCATGTATGATCCAAATTACAACTACGACGACGATATGAATGACTTCTCCGATGGTGATGGCGGTGTGATGGAAATCGAGGAAGATGGAGAAGAAGATGCGGAAGACGAGTATTCCGATGACGATGACATGAGTTGGAAGGTTCGTAGAGCAGCTGCAAAGTGTCTGGAGGCTGTTGTATCTAGTAGGAGAGAATTGCTGTCCGAGTTTTATAAAGGAGTCTCGCCTGCATTAATTGCCAGATTTAAAG AGAGGGAAGAGAACGTTAAGTCGGACATCTTCCACGCATACATCGCCTTATTGAGGCAAACGAGGCCGGCTACCGGCGTGCCGCTCGATCCTGACGCGATGGAGGACGACGACGGGCCCGTGTCTCTGTTGCAGCAGCAAGTGCCGTTGATAGTGAAAGCGGTCCATCGTCAGATGAAGGAAAAGAGCATTAAAACCCGGCAGGACTGTTTCTCCTTGTTGAAAGAGCTGGTGCTCGTCTTACCTGGCGCTCTGGCTAATCACATCCCGGCGCTGATCCCTGGCATACAATATTCTCTGGGCGACAAGAACTCGTCCTCGAACATGAAGATCGACACTCTGGCTTTCGTGCACACGCTACTGGTGACGCACCAGCCGGAAGCGTTCCACGTTCACATGCCCGTTCTGGCGCCGCCGATCATATTGGCTGTGGGGGATCCATTCTACAAAATCGCCGCCGAGGCGTTGCTCGTGTTGCAGCAGCTCGTGCAAGTGATCAGACCGCACG ATAAACCTTTCTATCGCGGGTTCACTTCGCTGTCCAACGAGATCTATGACTGTACTTTAACGAGACTGAAAACGGCGGACATCGATCAGGAAGTAAAAGAGCGAGCCATTTCCTGCATGGGACAGATCCTCGCACATTTCGGTGACACGTTGTCGGACAAACTGCACGTGTGCCTGCCAATCTTCCTGGACAGACTGCGTAACGAGATTACGAGGCTCACCACAGTCAAGGCTCTAACTTACATAGCCGCATCGCCGCTGAGAGTCGATCTCAAACCGATCATG gAAGAAGCAATACCAATCCTTGGATCTTTCTTGAGGAAAAATCAACGAGCTTTGAAActttcttctctccctcttctggATACATTGGTGTGCAATTACAGCTCGGCTCTGCATCCAGATCTACTTGATaaa GTTACTGCAGAATTACCTGCACTATTGAACGAGTCAGACCTCCACATTGCGCAATTAACTCTGAATCTGCTCACTACTATCGCGAAGCTACATCCAGCTGCTCTAACCAGGGTCTCCGAACATATCCTGCCAGAAATACTCGTTTTAGTAAAATCGCCGCTCCTTCAAG GTATGGCGTTAAATTCAATGCTGGAATTCTTCCAAGCTTTGGTGCAAGCAAGTCTGCCTGGTCTCGGGTACAGGGATCTCCTGGCGATGCTGATAGTACCTGTCACTCAGTCCGTACTTCACAAGCAGGCTTATCACTCGCTCGCCAAGTGTGCAGCCGCACTGACAATCACGTGGCATGAGGAGGCGCAGTGTATCGTGCAGCAATTGCTGCAAGATGTTCAGAATCCAACGGATATTCAGAATGTTGCGCAGCACATATTCGCACTGTTGGTCATCGGCGAAATAGGCAGACACGt GGACCTGAGTGGAATTGATTCACTGAAACACACGATCCTGAATTCATTCTCGTCTCATTCGGAGGAGGTCAAATCCGCGGCTAGCTACACATTGGGGAACATCGCGATTGGAAATCTTCCGGAATACCTGCCTTTCATACTTCAGGAGATCGAGGCGCAGCCCAAACGCCAATATCTACTTCTGCATTCGTTGAAGGAA ATTATTACGTCTCAGTCGGCCAGTCCATCCGGCGTGTCGCACCTGCAAAGTTTCGTGCCTTCGATCTGGATACTTTTGTATAGGCATTGCGAGTGCACGGAGGAGGGTACTCGCAACGTTGTCGCCGAATGTCTCGGCAAATTGACGTTGATCGATCCCGCTACTCTTCTACCGCAACTGCAAGAATCGCTCAAATCACCGTCAGCACTTATGAGAACAACGACTGTTACGGCGGTCAAATTCACAATTTCTGACCAG CCACAACCAATTGACACTATGTTGAAGCAATGTATGGGTAACTTCCTGGTCGCCTTAGAGGATCCTGATCTTAATGTGCGAAGGGTAGCGCTGGTTGCATTCAATTCTGCGGCGCACAATAAACCTATGCTGATAAGGGATCTGCTGGACGTGGTGCTGCCGCATCTTTACACAGAAACCAAGATCAAG AAAGAGCTGATCAGGGAAGTCGAGATGGGTCCGTTCAAACACACCGTCGACGACGGATTGGATCTTCGAAAAGCAGCGTTCGAATGCATGTATACCCTGCTCGATTCCTGTCTCGACAGACTAGACGTCTTTGAGTTCCTCAATCATGTTGAGAATGGTCTTAGGGATCATTACGACATCAAGATGCTAACTTATCTTATGACCGCACGACTCGCGCAATTGTGCCCAACTGCAGTTTTGCAAA GGCTGGAGCGGTTAGTTGAACCTCTGAAGAGCACTTGCACGATGAAAGTAAAGGCGAATTCAGTGAAGCAGGAGTATGAAAAGCAAGACGAGTTGAAACGCTCTGCGCTTAGAGCTGTTGCCGCTTTGTTAACTATTCCAGATGCAG ATAAAAATCCATCGCTGAGCGAATTCGTCGTTCAAATTAAGGGCATGGCGGAGCTGCAGCCGCTGTTCGAGATCATCCAGAAGGACTGCACCGGTAGCAACATGAACGAGACGAACGCGATGGATCAAAGCTAA
- the LOC105278035 gene encoding odorant receptor 4 isoform X2, which produces MLSLSTYYSFFLMNYISFWINIETIRYILEQFQYIYNRLKDSNEIAIYNKYGNIAKRITLACILIGICNHAYLTVIQCGPYILDVIMPKNVSYARHLIVTLTTYFAVQERYFYLLLLYLNAVCTVGTVVILAVGTMLVSCFKYICGMLRVASYRFEQAITAMVQSITIKNETMIYKEFICAVDIHRKAMEIAKIVVGDMERSLFIVTMSTVLCMSLNLYGILQVESPMQEMEKLIGHCVNIICLFLYMFISNYSGQEIMDSNDRIFLTVYNAPWYLVPLKIQKLILFLLQRSNKAFTLDIGGLFTLSIESFASLVSTSVSYFTVLLSLR; this is translated from the exons ATGCTTTCTCTATCAACGTATTATAGTTTTTTTCTGATGAATTATATTTCCTTTTGGATTAACATAGAAACT ATAAGATATATATTGGAGCAATTTCAATACATTTACAACAGACTAAAGGATTCGAACGAAATTGCTATCTATAACAAATATGGAAACATTGCAAAACGAATAACGCTCGCCTGTATAT TAATTGGAATATGCAATCATGCTTATCTTACTGTAATACAATGTGGGCCATACATTTTAGATGTAATTATGCCCAAAAATGTGAGCTATGCGCGCCACCTCATAGTAACTCTGACTACATACTTCGCCGTACAGGAaagatatttctatttattgcTCCTATATCTAAACGCAGTTTGTACTGTAGGAACAGTTGTAATCTTAGCGGTAGGAACAATGCTGGTATCATGTTTCAAATATATCTGTGGAATGTTGAGAGTTGCTAG CTACCGCTTTGAACAAGCAATAACTGCTATGGTACAAAGTATTACCATAAAAAATGAAACCATGATTTACAAGGAGTTTATCTGTGCCGTGGACATTCATCGCAAAGCTATGGA GATTGCCAAAATTGTTGTGGGCGACATGGAACGATCACTTTTCATTGTTACAATGAGTACTGTGCTTTGTATGAGTTTGAATCTTTATGGA ATATTGCAAGTTGAGTCACCTATGCAAGAAATGGAAAAGCTAATAGGACATTGTGTTAATATCATTTGTCTTTTtctatatatgtttatatccAACTATTCTGGACAGGAaattatggattctaatgatCGTATATTTCTTACAgt ttaCAATGCTCCATGGTACTTAGTACCGTTGAAGATACAGAAGTTGATCTTGTTCTTATTACAAAGGAGTAACAAAGCTTTCACATTGGATATCGGTGGATTATTCACATTATCTATAGAGAGCTTTGCTtcg CTAGTGAGTACATCAGTATCTTACTTCACTGTTTTGCTATCTTTacgataa